One Feifania hominis DNA segment encodes these proteins:
- a CDS encoding zeta toxin family protein, protein MNQGRIIVITGAPGTGKTTTASVVAKESDLEKSVHMHTDDFYHYLSKGAIHEQKYKIFSKLFNE, encoded by the coding sequence ATGAATCAAGGTAGAATTATTGTAATCACAGGTGCGCCGGGGACAGGAAAAACTACAACGGCATCTGTTGTTGCAAAAGAATCAGATTTGGAAAAGTCTGTGCATATGCACACAGATGACTTTTATCATTATTTGAGTAAAGGGGCAATACATGAACAAAAATATAAAATATTCTCAAAACTTTTTAACGAGTGA